Part of the Carnobacterium pleistocenium FTR1 genome is shown below.
AATCAGTTGCTCTAAAATCTGCTGGTTGATCGATTCCATATGAAAACACACGAGCTGCTGTTTTTCCTTCAAAACTTTTACCCACTAAATCATCAAAATTTAAAATAGCAAATTTAGCCTTATCTTGTTGATAACCGTTACCTAATTGTGAAAATAATAGACTCTTAGCTTCAGCATATTCCCCCATAGTATGATGATACTCTAGGTGATCTTGGCTTAAATTAGTAAATATAGCAATATCAAAATCGGTTCCCCATACTCTCCCTTGAACTAATGAATGAGAAGAAACCTCCATAGAACAGGTACTTACACCACTTTCTTGCATTTCACGCAGTGTTTTTTGTAACGTGATACTATCAGGTGTTGTATTTTTTGTCTCGTATACCTCAGAACCAATTCGACGGTACATCGTTCCAATGACGCCCGTTCTCTCTTTGTGATCATGGAATATATAGTCCAGAAGATGCGTGACGGTTGTTTTTCCATTTGTACCTGTAACACCAATTACCCGCAACTCTTGACTTGGATGATGATAAAAAGTTGCTGCTAAAATGGCCATTGCTTTTATTGTGTTATTCACATAAATAACAGGAACCGTTACCTCTACTGGTTCACTTGCTACTAATAAAATGGCTCCTTTTTCAACAGCTTCTTTTGCAAGATTATGTCCATTCTGAAGAGAACCAACAATACAGACAAAAAGCGAACCTGGTTCAACTTCTCTCGTATCTTGGGTAACCTTTTTTATTTCCAAAGTATCGGAAATATCCATTGAAATTTTTGTTGTTTTTAATGGTTTGATCAATTCTATTGCTTTCACTATTTTCACCTTTTTCTATTCTTGTGGAGTTTCTAATTTTATGGTAATTTTATCCGCACTATTCATATTTGTATTTGGTTCTAGGTTTTGACTAACGACATAGCCTTCACCCTCAAATACGAATTCTAATCCAGTTATCTCAGAAACTTTTAGAACATCATTTTTTGACCAGCCCATCATATCAGGCATCGTCATTGCGCCATTTGTCATCAAGACTATCCGCTGGTTCTCGATAGTTGTTTCATTAGGTAATGGTAATTGCTGTACTATTGTATCACCATTTCCCACAACGGTCACATTTAACTGAGTATCCTCTAACGATTTAAGGGCTTCTTCTTTTACCATTCCAGTAACTTTTGGCATTTCTACAGTATTTGTTTCAGAATCTTCCTTTTCTCCCAAAGACAAATATTCTAATGCCCGTTTCATAATAGGATGATAAATCTCCTTAACCACTCCGCTTCCCGTTGTACTTCCATCCTCAATTTCTGGCTGTTGCACAGTGATGTAAAGTATTACTTTAGGATCATCTGCTGGAGCCATAGCTGCTACTGAATAAATATAATCGGTTCCACCACTATAATACTGTTTTGTTTCGGGATTAACAATCTCTGCGGTCCCAGTTTTTGCAGCAATTTCGTAACCATCGATTTGATAGTCTACTCCAGTGCCATTTTCATTATAAACAACCTCTTTTAAATACTCTAATGTTTGATGAGCTACTTCTTCAGTAATTGGTTCGCCAACCACTTCAGGTTCAACAGTCGTTTCTTTGCCTGTATCAGAATCAACATATTTACTTATATATTGTGGCTTCATCATTTGTCCATCATTTGCGACTGCCGTAAAAGCTTGTAGCATTTGGACCGCCGTTACTGTTAATCCTTGTCCAAAAGCTGTATTAGCCTGTTCTAAAGGATAATTAAAACCAATTGATCCCTTTGCTTCATTAGCCAAACCTGAGTTGGTTGTTTGTCCCAATCCAAAAGCATCCATGTACTCTTTCCAGGTTTCTGGGCTCATTTTTTCCATTAAATTAGCGAATGCTACATTACTTGAACGAGCTAGACCTTCTAAATATGAAATCGTTCCCCATCCTTCTGGATTATGGTCATGTATCGCCTCGTTACCAATCATTTTTACTCCGGACTCATAATAAGCATTTGGATCAAAGACTCCTTCACTCACCGCTGCTGCTAAAGTTAAGATTTTCATTGTTGATCCAGGTTCAAAAGTATTCTCAACTAATAGATTTTGCCATAATTGATCAATTCCAACTTTTGTTGTACCATTAAAAGTTGGTCTTTGCGAAGTTGCAATAATAGCTCCTGTTTCTGGGTTTATCAAAGTTGCTGTTACCATAGCTGAATTATACTTTTCATCTATGTCACTCATAATATTTTCCATATACACTTGCATTCGTTTATCTATCGTCAAGTAAATATCATCGCCATTTACAGGTTCTGTCGTTGCTACTTCAGAATTAGGAATGACATAACCAAAACTATCTTTTTGGTAAATTGTTTTACCATCTGTTCCTTTTAAAATATCATCATAAGCAAGTTCAATTCCCATCATACCAGTTAAATCTGTGCTAGAGACTTCTTCTTCATCTTCTTCTCCAAAAGGCAGTGCTGCATAGCCTACTAGATGTGAAGCAAAAACGCCATTTGGATAAAGTCTTGTAGGTGTTTCTTCAAAGACTACTCCCGGCAATTTTTCTTCTTCAATGCTCTTCTTTGTATCAAATGATAAATTTTTTCCTGCCTCACCAAACTCAACTTGATTGAGGTCTTTTTGATTCAATATAGCTAGAATATCTTTTTTACTCATTGGGATGTATTTTTCTAATAGTTCAGCTGTTTTTTCTTTGTCAGTTACATGCTGAGGTTCATCAGGGTTAGACCATTCATCCGTTAAAACAGCTACTAAAGAATAAGAAGTAGCGTCCAATGCAACCGATTCTCCCCCAACATCGTATATGGTTCCTCGGTTTGCTTCTAGGACACTACTTCTTGTGTATAGATTGTTTAGATTTTGAGATAAATTTTCCCCATTGACTTCACCTTTTACCATTATAAATGCAATTCGTCCCGCAAAAAAGATTAGTAAAGCAATCGTACCGAAAAACAACAGTATAACGATTTTTTTTCTATTCTTTAAAGGATTTTTATTATTCATTTTATAACATTCCTTACATTTTCTTCATTCATATCTAAACCAAATTTATTCGCTATTTCGTATACGCGATCATACCTAGATAATTCTTGGACTTCTTGTTCTAAGTTTTCATTGATCGTTGTTGATTCATTGATAGATGTCGTTGTATCTTGCAGTGTACGATTCGTACTAGCGATAGTTATCTCCAATGAAATACTGACAGCAACTAAAGCAAACAAAATAACTAAAACAGAACTTATAAGTAACTTTTCACCTTTTGTGATACCTATTCTTTTAGTTAAAGGAGTATGTATTCTTTCCTTTTTAGGAGTAGGAACCGTCTGGGGCTGAATTGGTAATTCGACTTCAAGATTTCTAGCTAAATTACTTTCTAATGCCATATTTAATCCTTCCTTTCTGTCATCTAATGATTACATTAGTTTATTTTGTTTTTCAGCAATTCGTAACTTGGCACTTCTCGAACGATTATTTACTTCTAACTCTTGTTCCGAAGGTAAAATTGGTTTTCTAGTAATTAATTTTAATTCTGGTAAAAATCCATCTGGAACAACTGGCAATCCACGTGGCAAATCCGGGCCTTTTGAATGATCTTTAAAAATGGATTTAACGATTCGGTCCTCTAATGAATGAAAAGAAATCACACTAATTCGTCCACCTATTGCTAATAAATCAATCGCTTGCTCCAAAGAATCTTCGACTGAAGATAACTCATCATTAACCGCGATTCGCACAGCTTGAAATACTCGTTTTGCTGGATGCCCACCTTTTCTTCTAGCTGGTGCTGGTATTCCTGCTTTAATCAGTTCTACTAATTCACTTGTTGTTTCGATTGATTTTATTTCTCTAGCGGCTTCAATTTTACGAGCAATTTGTTTTGAAAATTTTTCTTCCCCATAGCGATAAAAAATTCTTATCAAATCGTGATAAGACCACTCATTGATGACTTCTTTAGCTGTTAACGGGGCATCAGTATCCATCCGCATATCTAGCGGAGCATCTTGATGGTAACTAAAGCCTCTTTCTGCTTCATCTAATTGAGGAGAAGACACGCCTAAGTCATATAAAATTCCATCTACTTCATTTACTCCTAAATTGTTCAATTCTTCTTTTATAAAGCGAAAATTCGCTTTAACAAAAGTGATCATACCTTTTTCTACATATTCAGCCAACCGAACTTTTGCATTTTCAATTGCACGCTCATCTTGGTCAAAGGCATATAAGTGCCCATTTTCATTCAATTGTGATAATAAATATTCACTATGTCCGGCTCCACCTAGCGTACAATCGACATAAATGCCTTCTGGGGATAACGACAGCCCATCAACGGTTTCGCGTAATAAGACTGTCTCATGATTAAATGCTGTCATTCTTTCGCCTACCTAACTCACTATTTTTCATAGTATTTTTTAATTTTATGATAATCGGTTATCAGAATCCAAAATCGATCATATCTTCAGCAATGCTATCAAACATTTCTTCAGCATCTTGGGAAACTTGGTTCCATCTTGTCTCACTCCAAATTTCGATCCGTTCAGAGACACCAATAACATGACATTCTCTTTCTAATTGTGCATGTTCTCTTAATGTTTGAGGAATATTAATTCTTCCTTGTTTATCTAATTCACATTCAACCGCTGCTGAGTAAAAGAATCGTGTAAAAGCACGAGCTTCTTTTTTTGCTAAAGGGAGCTGTTTTAACTTTTCTTCAAGAGCAGACCATGATTCTTTTGGGTAACCAAACAAACATCCATCTAATCCGCGGGTGAGAATAAATTTTTCACCTAGATCGGATCGGAATTTTGATGGCATGATTAAACGACCTTTTGCATCGATATTGTGCTTGTGTTCACCCATTAGCATAGCTGTCTCACCTCAGTCTCCAATTAGATATTTTTAGTCTACCACAATGCCCCACTTTCCTCCACAATTATTCAAAAAAGACACATTTTTTTTATTAATGTAATATTTGTTTTGTTAATAGCCTGATCCTACTTTCTATAGTGTTTTTACTGTAGTATATTTTTTCATTTTACTAGGGTCTATTTTAAAACTATCTTGTTAAGAGACGAGTAGTCGTAACAAGCATTAGTTCGTGTAACTCAAGGTCGATTTTTCATTTGAGTAGCTGCAACGAGCCTTAATTAGAAGAACTTTAAAATAGAAGATTATTTTATTTAAATCCATGATTCGTTAGGTCGCTCTTGTTGTTCGATAGTCATTTTAATCACTGCCACCTTTCTTAGTTAACTTAAAAATCAGAATAATTATTAATTTTCAAACACATCCTAAATTACGCGAAAAAAAAGTGAGATAAGAACAATATGTCCTTATCTCACTTTTTAGATTTTTTACTACTAGATATGTCTGACTAACAAAATTGATGACAATTTCGACATAATTAGTAAAGATTGGTTCACACACTGTTGCACTTCATTTTAAACTTACAATTATATTGGCTATAACTAATCCGTAATAAGCTATGATTGAACTAATAAAAACGAATCGCCAATAAGTTTTAAAAAAACTTCTATATAGAATCTCGCCTTTTTTTGCCGCTACAATCAAAAGAATAATAATTCCTAGACTAAAAATAAAAATCAAAAAATATGGAAATAAAGAGAATTCATAGGTTAACTCACTAAGAATATGAATGCCTAAAATTAAAAAAGGAACTAGTAAATCTGGTAATATAATAGTTGAATTTTGTTTTTTAAAATGACGCTGTACTGCCTTGCTAAACAATATCAGTAAAATAATGGGTAAACCAAACAAAATTACTTTACCTATTATTAAAGAAGTTCCAGAATCCACTTTTACCCCACCTTTTTAAATATATCCATTCAATCGGTATGTATTTTGGCTTTACCGAGAAATAATACCAAACGATCTTTTTTTAAATTTAACGTAATTTTTCTTTTTTGTATACTTTTAATTACTTATTCTTGTTAAATCAAAAAAAAACCCCTTATTGAGCCATGGTCTCAATAAGGGGTTTCAAATCATCTCATGATGAAATGTGCAAAAATTAAGCTTCTTTGCTGATTACTTCTTTACCATCGTAATGTCCACATGATGCACAAACGTGATGGCTTTTTTTCAATTCGCCACAGTTAGGGCATGCGTTCATACCTGGAACTTCTAATTTATAATGAGTACGACGTCTGTTTTTCTTAGCTTTTGATGTTTTTCTTGCTGGTACTGCCATTCCTTACACCTCCTTAAAAGTTGCTTCTCTGCACAAAATTGTGCTAGGAAGAAGCCTATAATACATACTTATTTCTGATTATCAGATTCATCCTTGAATAAATCTTTCAAACCAGCAAAACGTGGATCCTCAGTTTCTGATTTCTGTGTTTCTAAATCTGAAATATATTCATCTTCAGAAACGACCAGCCAATCATTTCCACTAGGCATTTTTTGTCCTTCTTCTTCCTCTTGCGTAAAAACTTGCAATGGGAGATTTAACAACACTGCATCCGTTATAGCATCAGTCAGATCAACCATATCTTTATCTAAAAGAATGACTGTCTCTTCCTCATTATCTATTTTAGATCCAGGAGTAGCAGAAGGCGGAATATATATTTCATCTATTCCAATTGACATAGGGAACAAAACTGGTTTTAATGATCTTGCAGAGGGTAGTGTCACGTTTAATGAAACAACCATATGAAGCAAGATTTCTTTCTCATGAACAATGAGTGTTCCCTCTATATTAATCGGAGAAACATCCATTAATTCCTTTTCTCGATTCATCAACGGTTTTTTTAAGTCAACAGTTTCCGAGAAAACTAACGGTTGATTGCGATATTTTTGCAATTCGTTTAATGACCATTTCATTATATATCACTCCTAAAGCAACAAGGATTATTATACTAGTGAATGAATCCTTTGTCAACGTATTTTACCTTACAGTCTTTTCTTGCTAGGCTTTGTTTTCATAGGCTTTTTCAAAATCAACTTTTAATGGTTGACGATAATAATCTTGTTCTTTTATTAAACCCATCTGGCCCATTTGATAAATTTTACCTGCTTTTATATCTAATGTCCATAAATTTTTGTTTTTTTTTGTTACGTTGGCCATCAATGGTAAAGAGAAAACATTTTTCATTTCTTTTAAATAATTTCTTCCAATAGGATTAAATCCTAATAAGTGTATGGCTTTGGGGTTTTTTAATTCATCTACCATTTCTTCTTTTTTTAATTGAAGTAGAATATACACACAGATACGTTGCAATCGAGTCCAGGACACTCTTTTGTTTTTCACCAATGAAATAAACTGTTCAAAGCTTTCTGCTTCTTGAATGTATGCTTTTAATCTGTATTCAATACCTTCTGTTACTTGATACACATTTCGTAACTCTTCAAGCGGTTGAACTTGTATTTGATATTTCAAGTATGGCCAATAGTTTTCCCAACTAACTAAAGGATCTGAAGCTACTAGTTCAAAACTGAGATCAGGCATACTTAACTTTACTTTTTCAACAAGCGCATTCTTTTGCTTAGAACTAAGCAATTTTTCCCGAATAGCCGTAGCACTTGAAAAATCCCCCTCAATCAATTCTTTATCATGATAATCTGATCCTACCCTTTTTATGGCGTACAGTTCCATTGGTTTTTCATACAGCAAGTTTTCTTTGGTATAAGCTAATCCCAATATATTGTTCGGTGTTGAAAGAGAAACCGGCTGAACAGGCATAAATTCTTTAAGAACTTGCTCCATCTGCCAAGCATAAGTCTGTCCAGGATCTTTATTTTCTTTAAATCGTTGATTGATAGTAGCTGTATGCTGTTTTAAAAATTGAGCTAGCTTTTGATAGTCCGTACTCTCACCAGATTCAGAACCAAAACAAATAGCCTCACATTTCAGGGCATGCAATAACCCAACCGCTCCTTTAGCAAAATAATCAGCTGGTTGTGTACTAAAAGCTACCGGTAGTTCTATTACAATATCCGCTCCGGCTGCTAAGGCCATCTGAGCTCGAGACCACTTATCTACAATAGCCGGTTCACCGCGTTGTAGAAAATTCCCACTCATAATAGCAATAATTATATCTGCACCTGATACTTCTCTTGCTTTCTTCAGATGGTAAACATGTCCATTGTGCAAAGGGTTATATTCTACAACTACACCACAGCTTTTCATATTGAGCGACCTCTCTTTAATTCATTACTTTAGCTTGCTTTAAACAAGTTAAAAAAGCTTCACCATATTTTTCAAACTTATTTTCACCCACACCTTTTACTTCTAGCATTTCTGCTTTGTTTTGAGGCATTAATACACACATTTGATGCAATGTCTCATCTGAAAAAATAACATAAGGCGGAACTTTTTGATCTGTAGCAAATGCACGTCTTAGTTCTCTTAGCTGATCAAACAACACATCATCAACCGCTACTTTTTGTGCAACTTTCGCTTGTTTTCTAGTGACTGACATTTCTCCTTTTAATACGGCAACAGCTTTTTCTGTTAATTTTAAAACGGGGTATTGTCCATCAGTCGAAGATAAATATTTTTCAGCTGTTAAATAATCGATTAACTGGGTTACTTCTTTTTGAGGTTCACCCTTCATCAGTCCATAAGTTGAAAGTTTTTCGAAATGCCATTGAGCGACTTTTTTGTCTTTAGAGCCTGTCAATACTTTCATAATAAGCGATTTCCCATAGGTTTCACCCATTCGCTTAACACAGGATAATACTTTTTGAGTCTCTAAAGTGATATCTGTAGCTTCACGGTCATCTAAACAATTACTGCATCTCCCACAATCCCCACAGTTGTCTCCAAAATACTCAACGATGTACCGCTGTAAACAAATCTGAGTAGAACCATATTGAGCCATTTCTCTTAATTTACGGTATTCTTGATTCTTTAATTCGTCATTTAATTCTGATTGATCAATGAAAAACTTTTGAATTTGCATATCTTGAGGAGAAAATAATAAAATTGCATCACTTGGTAGACCATCTCTGCCTGCACGTCCAGCCTCTTGATAATAAGCTTCAATATTTTTAGGTATCTGATAATGAATGACAAATCGCACATTGCTTTTATCGATACCCATACCAAATGCATTCGTGGCAACCATTACAGTCACTTCATCGTAAAGAAACTTTTCTTGCCAACTGTTACGTTCATCTTCTTTTAACCCACCATGGTATTTACCCGCTTTGATCTTTTTAGCATTCAACAATTCATAGATCCGCTCTACTTCTTTACGTGTACTAGCGTAGACGATTCCTGACTGACCTTTATTTACTGTTAAATAATCTAATAAAAACCGATTGCGTTCTTGTCCTTTGATTACTTGAAAAGCTAAGTTATCACGCTCAAACCCAGTTTTCACTCGATTATCTGAATGGATACCTAATAAATTTATAATATCATTTGAAACGACTGGAGTCGCTGTAGCAGTCAATGCCAATACGATTGGTCGATAATCTAATTGTTGAATAGACTCTCCTAAAGATAGATAACTCGGTCTAAAGTCATGACCCCACTGCGAAATACAATGCGCTTCATCGATGGCTATCATTGAAATAGTTATCGTATGCATCAAGTAAAAGATTTCTTCTGTTTGGAATCGTTCTGGAGCAACATAAATCAGTTTATAATCTCCATTGACTGCCTTTTTTAGCCGGACATTCATCTCAGCAGCTGTCAAGGTACTATTCAAATAGGTCGCTGGTATTCCTAACTCTGTTAAAGCATCCACTTGATCTTTCATCAATGAAATAAGTGGTGATACGACTATTGTCACTCCTTCGAATACGAGAGAAGGAATTTGGTAGCAAAGAGATTTCCCGCCACCTGTAGGCATAATAGCTAGTGTATCTTTTCCTTGTAATATTTTTTCAATAACTTCTTTTTGTCCAGTTTTAAATTCTAGAAAACCGTAAATTTCTTTGAGTACATGATGAGCCTCTGTTAACATTGTATCTCTCCTTTCTTTAGAACACATTATGAAAAAAAACAGAAAAATCCTAGTCGATTTTTCTGTTTTTTATTAAAAAGTTTCTAATTTATAAACAATTTATTTAGTACAAATGAAAAACCACCGTGGGCTTTCTTTTGTTATTTCTGACTTCCCAAAATCGGCGCTTACTTCAACTGAAGAAAATCCAGCTTTTAAAAGCATGCTTTTATACTGTTCCAATGGATAAGTCCGTTCTTTATGTGTTTCATCATAACGATCATAGAGATCTAATTCTTTATCATGTACAAAGAACGTTAAATCATGTTCAACCGA
Proteins encoded:
- a CDS encoding UDP-N-acetylmuramoyl-L-alanyl-D-glutamate--2,6-diaminopimelate ligase, which gives rise to MKAIELIKPLKTTKISMDISDTLEIKKVTQDTREVEPGSLFVCIVGSLQNGHNLAKEAVEKGAILLVASEPVEVTVPVIYVNNTIKAMAILAATFYHHPSQELRVIGVTGTNGKTTVTHLLDYIFHDHKERTGVIGTMYRRIGSEVYETKNTTPDSITLQKTLREMQESGVSTCSMEVSSHSLVQGRVWGTDFDIAIFTNLSQDHLEYHHTMGEYAEAKSLLFSQLGNGYQQDKAKFAILNFDDLVGKSFEGKTAARVFSYGIDQPADFRATDLSITNKGTHFKLNFESRVYEVQLQLVGKFNVSNALAAIAGAYAAGLELSSVIKSIGEISGVRGRFELVKGNHDFAVIVDYAHTPDGLLNVLNTVNEIKTGNVFCVVGCGGDRDRTKRPIMARIAQENSNTVIFTSDNPRTEDPIAILNEVVEGLEEGTYQLIPDRREAIQAAIKQAKANDIVMIAGKGHENYQIIGTEKIHFDDVEEAKIAIELKNSDN
- a CDS encoding penicillin-binding transpeptidase domain-containing protein produces the protein MNNKNPLKNRKKIVILLFFGTIALLIFFAGRIAFIMVKGEVNGENLSQNLNNLYTRSSVLEANRGTIYDVGGESVALDATSYSLVAVLTDEWSNPDEPQHVTDKEKTAELLEKYIPMSKKDILAILNQKDLNQVEFGEAGKNLSFDTKKSIEEEKLPGVVFEETPTRLYPNGVFASHLVGYAALPFGEEDEEEVSSTDLTGMMGIELAYDDILKGTDGKTIYQKDSFGYVIPNSEVATTEPVNGDDIYLTIDKRMQVYMENIMSDIDEKYNSAMVTATLINPETGAIIATSQRPTFNGTTKVGIDQLWQNLLVENTFEPGSTMKILTLAAAVSEGVFDPNAYYESGVKMIGNEAIHDHNPEGWGTISYLEGLARSSNVAFANLMEKMSPETWKEYMDAFGLGQTTNSGLANEAKGSIGFNYPLEQANTAFGQGLTVTAVQMLQAFTAVANDGQMMKPQYISKYVDSDTGKETTVEPEVVGEPITEEVAHQTLEYLKEVVYNENGTGVDYQIDGYEIAAKTGTAEIVNPETKQYYSGGTDYIYSVAAMAPADDPKVILYITVQQPEIEDGSTTGSGVVKEIYHPIMKRALEYLSLGEKEDSETNTVEMPKVTGMVKEEALKSLEDTQLNVTVVGNGDTIVQQLPLPNETTIENQRIVLMTNGAMTMPDMMGWSKNDVLKVSEITGLEFVFEGEGYVVSQNLEPNTNMNSADKITIKLETPQE
- the ftsL gene encoding cell division protein FtsL, with product MALESNLARNLEVELPIQPQTVPTPKKERIHTPLTKRIGITKGEKLLISSVLVILFALVAVSISLEITIASTNRTLQDTTTSINESTTINENLEQEVQELSRYDRVYEIANKFGLDMNEENVRNVIK
- the rsmH gene encoding 16S rRNA (cytosine(1402)-N(4))-methyltransferase RsmH, with translation MTAFNHETVLLRETVDGLSLSPEGIYVDCTLGGAGHSEYLLSQLNENGHLYAFDQDERAIENAKVRLAEYVEKGMITFVKANFRFIKEELNNLGVNEVDGILYDLGVSSPQLDEAERGFSYHQDAPLDMRMDTDAPLTAKEVINEWSYHDLIRIFYRYGEEKFSKQIARKIEAAREIKSIETTSELVELIKAGIPAPARRKGGHPAKRVFQAVRIAVNDELSSVEDSLEQAIDLLAIGGRISVISFHSLEDRIVKSIFKDHSKGPDLPRGLPVVPDGFLPELKLITRKPILPSEQELEVNNRSRSAKLRIAEKQNKLM
- the mraZ gene encoding division/cell wall cluster transcriptional repressor MraZ; protein product: MLMGEHKHNIDAKGRLIMPSKFRSDLGEKFILTRGLDGCLFGYPKESWSALEEKLKQLPLAKKEARAFTRFFYSAAVECELDKQGRINIPQTLREHAQLERECHVIGVSERIEIWSETRWNQVSQDAEEMFDSIAEDMIDFGF
- a CDS encoding DUF3397 domain-containing protein, whose translation is MDSGTSLIIGKVILFGLPIILLILFSKAVQRHFKKQNSTIILPDLLVPFLILGIHILSELTYEFSLFPYFLIFIFSLGIIILLIVAAKKGEILYRSFFKTYWRFVFISSIIAYYGLVIANIIVSLK
- the rpmF gene encoding 50S ribosomal protein L32; this encodes MAVPARKTSKAKKNRRRTHYKLEVPGMNACPNCGELKKSHHVCASCGHYDGKEVISKEA
- a CDS encoding YceD family protein; the encoded protein is MKWSLNELQKYRNQPLVFSETVDLKKPLMNREKELMDVSPINIEGTLIVHEKEILLHMVVSLNVTLPSARSLKPVLFPMSIGIDEIYIPPSATPGSKIDNEEETVILLDKDMVDLTDAITDAVLLNLPLQVFTQEEEEGQKMPSGNDWLVVSEDEYISDLETQKSETEDPRFAGLKDLFKDESDNQK
- a CDS encoding nucleotidyltransferase translates to MKSCGVVVEYNPLHNGHVYHLKKAREVSGADIIIAIMSGNFLQRGEPAIVDKWSRAQMALAAGADIVIELPVAFSTQPADYFAKGAVGLLHALKCEAICFGSESGESTDYQKLAQFLKQHTATINQRFKENKDPGQTYAWQMEQVLKEFMPVQPVSLSTPNNILGLAYTKENLLYEKPMELYAIKRVGSDYHDKELIEGDFSSATAIREKLLSSKQKNALVEKVKLSMPDLSFELVASDPLVSWENYWPYLKYQIQVQPLEELRNVYQVTEGIEYRLKAYIQEAESFEQFISLVKNKRVSWTRLQRICVYILLQLKKEEMVDELKNPKAIHLLGFNPIGRNYLKEMKNVFSLPLMANVTKKNKNLWTLDIKAGKIYQMGQMGLIKEQDYYRQPLKVDFEKAYENKA
- the recQ gene encoding DNA helicase RecQ, with the translated sequence MLTEAHHVLKEIYGFLEFKTGQKEVIEKILQGKDTLAIMPTGGGKSLCYQIPSLVFEGVTIVVSPLISLMKDQVDALTELGIPATYLNSTLTAAEMNVRLKKAVNGDYKLIYVAPERFQTEEIFYLMHTITISMIAIDEAHCISQWGHDFRPSYLSLGESIQQLDYRPIVLALTATATPVVSNDIINLLGIHSDNRVKTGFERDNLAFQVIKGQERNRFLLDYLTVNKGQSGIVYASTRKEVERIYELLNAKKIKAGKYHGGLKEDERNSWQEKFLYDEVTVMVATNAFGMGIDKSNVRFVIHYQIPKNIEAYYQEAGRAGRDGLPSDAILLFSPQDMQIQKFFIDQSELNDELKNQEYRKLREMAQYGSTQICLQRYIVEYFGDNCGDCGRCSNCLDDREATDITLETQKVLSCVKRMGETYGKSLIMKVLTGSKDKKVAQWHFEKLSTYGLMKGEPQKEVTQLIDYLTAEKYLSSTDGQYPVLKLTEKAVAVLKGEMSVTRKQAKVAQKVAVDDVLFDQLRELRRAFATDQKVPPYVIFSDETLHQMCVLMPQNKAEMLEVKGVGENKFEKYGEAFLTCLKQAKVMN